One region of Pseudobacteroides sp. genomic DNA includes:
- a CDS encoding DUF4352 domain-containing protein, whose amino-acid sequence MRKFIMVILMILIVTASTACDSKITEVPSSLAASSTTPQNVASTTANSKNTQKSETSKGTQHVWVKVGKSVSFQNVIYTVNAIKKSKGKLFSAKNGNVYYTIDMTIKNNSKEEMAVSSILLFALYDSKGKIFNISVGGLVEMEEDQLEQLDGSIAVKGEMRGGLAYEIPEKAKGLKLDVKTLLGNDKVTFNLDE is encoded by the coding sequence ATGCGAAAATTTATTATGGTGATTTTGATGATATTAATTGTCACGGCTTCTACTGCATGTGATAGTAAAATAACGGAAGTCCCTTCATCCTTAGCCGCTAGTTCTACTACGCCCCAAAATGTAGCATCAACAACTGCTAATTCAAAAAATACTCAAAAATCAGAGACCTCAAAAGGAACCCAGCATGTATGGGTTAAAGTTGGCAAATCAGTTAGCTTTCAAAATGTAATATATACTGTAAATGCTATTAAGAAAAGTAAGGGTAAGCTTTTTTCTGCAAAGAACGGAAATGTTTATTACACAATTGACATGACAATAAAGAACAACAGCAAGGAAGAAATGGCGGTAAGCTCTATTCTATTGTTTGCACTTTATGACTCTAAAGGTAAAATATTTAATATATCAGTTGGTGGCCTGGTAGAAATGGAAGAGGATCAACTCGAGCAATTAGATGGAAGTATAGCTGTGAAAGGAGAAATGAGGGGCGGTTTGGCTTATGAAATACCCGAGAAAGCTAAAGGCTTAAAGCTTGATGTCAAAACCTTGTTGGGAAATGATAAAGTAACATTTAACCTGGATGAGTAG